The DNA segment CCGATCAGTCTTACGGTTGTAGTTCGGAACGGTGATCGGCATCGGATTGGAACGGCGGCGCAAGGCAGCCCTGGCGGCGGATGGTCCACTGGTAGGTGGAGGATCCCCGTTGCCACAGAAGAGGCTGACCATGCGCAAGTTGAAAGAAGTTCTGCGGCTCCATTCCCTCGGACTGAGCCAGCATCAGATCGCCCGCAGTTGTTGCATCTCCCAAAGCACCGTCCACGAGTACGTATCCGCTGCCCAAGCGGCGGGATTGAAGTGGCCGCTGCCGGAGAACTGGGATGACCGGCAGGTCGAGCAAACGCTGTTTCCGCAGCGGCCCGCGTCCGCCGTTTGGCGAAAGCATCCGGAGCCGGACTGGACTCAGATCCACCAGGAGCTGCAGAGGCATGCGGACCTGACGCTGCAACTGGTCTGGCAGGAAGGACGCGAGAGCCACCCGGAAGGCTACGGCTACAGCCGGTTTTGCGATCTCTACCGGCGATGGTTGAGGACCCTGGACCTGGTGTTGCGGCAAGAACACCGGGCTGGGGAAAAGATGTTCGTGGATTACGCCGGCGCCACCCTTCCGATTTACGATCCGCGGAGCGGCGAAGTCCAGCTCGCTGCCATATTCGTGGCGGTGCTGGGCGCCAGCAGCTACACCTTCGCCGAGGCCACGGCGGGGCAGGATCTGCGGAACTGGATCGGGTCTCATACCCGGGCGTTCGAGTATTTCGGGGGCGTGGCTGCGGTGGTGGTGCCGGACAACTTGAAGTCGGCCGTCACGCATCCCAGCTATTACGAGCCGGATCTGAATCCCACCTACCGTGACCTGGGTGAGCACTACGGCGCGGCGATCATTCCGGCGCGACCCT comes from the Acidobacteriota bacterium genome and includes:
- a CDS encoding IS21 family transposase, whose protein sequence is MRKLKEVLRLHSLGLSQHQIARSCCISQSTVHEYVSAAQAAGLKWPLPENWDDRQVEQTLFPQRPASAVWRKHPEPDWTQIHQELQRHADLTLQLVWQEGRESHPEGYGYSRFCDLYRRWLRTLDLVLRQEHRAGEKMFVDYAGATLPIYDPRSGEVQLAAIFVAVLGASSYTFAEATAGQDLRNWIGSHTRAFEYFGGVAAVVVPDNLKSAVTHPSYYEPDLNPTYRDLGEHYGAAIIPARPYRARDKAKAEVGVQVVQRWIVAALRKRKFFSLEEANQAIAELLVRLNQRPFRKREGNRASLFAQLDRPALKPLPATRYQFGEWKTTRVNLDYHIEMERHYYSVPYALVHQQVDVHLTAETLEVIHRGVRVASHVR